In Deinococcus sp. QL22, the following are encoded in one genomic region:
- a CDS encoding PadR family transcriptional regulator, whose product MSDASPVAIPAAADEQASLGPSAYIVLGLLGQCGPGTSYDLKRWADESVGYFWTFPRSQLYAEPQRLVGLGLLAETQEDGGRRKRTYSITLAGRSALAHWLAHPAGFPELRDAGLLKLFFAGQGPPDLLPQLAQEQLDLHRARLAEYEHQAACVPEGSFEALPLRMGLLYERASLAFWAELLA is encoded by the coding sequence ATGTCAGATGCAAGTCCTGTTGCGATTCCTGCGGCTGCCGATGAGCAGGCCAGCCTTGGCCCGTCGGCCTACATCGTGCTGGGGCTGTTGGGTCAGTGTGGCCCCGGCACTTCTTACGATCTCAAGCGCTGGGCCGACGAATCGGTGGGGTATTTCTGGACATTCCCGCGCTCTCAGCTCTACGCCGAACCTCAACGCCTCGTGGGATTGGGCCTGCTTGCAGAAACGCAGGAAGACGGCGGGCGGCGCAAACGCACCTACAGCATCACGCTGGCCGGGCGTTCGGCGCTCGCGCACTGGCTGGCGCATCCGGCCGGGTTTCCCGAACTGCGCGACGCTGGCCTTCTCAAGCTATTTTTTGCGGGGCAGGGGCCGCCAGACCTCCTGCCGCAACTGGCGCAGGAGCAGTTGGACTTACACCGCGCCCGCTTAGCCGAGTACGAGCATCAGGCGGCGTGTGTGCCCGAGGGCAGCTTTGAAGCCCTGCCGCTGCGGATGGGGCTGCTCTACGAACGAGCGAGCTTGGCATTTTGGGCCGAATTGCTGGCTTGA